The proteins below are encoded in one region of Methanofollis aquaemaris:
- a CDS encoding DUF367 family protein produces MIRLYAFRDNSCDPRKCTVKRMEKWEMVRVVDSLDRIPRSSLILDPTAEQALSPADRGIPSITALDCSWEVLDTRTIKRWPTRRALPYLVAANPVNFGRPLRLTSVEAFAAALYILGEEDQARQVLSKFNWGLHFLELNAEPLGEYAAAKNSAEVVEIQSYYL; encoded by the coding sequence CACGGTCAAGAGGATGGAGAAGTGGGAGATGGTGAGGGTGGTCGACTCCCTCGACCGCATCCCTCGTTCCTCGCTCATCCTCGACCCGACGGCCGAGCAGGCCCTCTCCCCGGCAGACAGGGGCATCCCCTCGATCACTGCACTCGACTGTTCCTGGGAGGTGCTTGATACCCGGACGATCAAACGGTGGCCGACCCGCCGGGCCCTCCCGTACCTCGTCGCCGCCAACCCGGTGAACTTCGGCAGGCCGCTGCGCCTCACCTCGGTCGAAGCCTTTGCAGCGGCGCTGTACATTCTCGGTGAGGAGGATCAGGCCAGACAGGTTCTCTCCAAGTTCAACTGGGGCCTGCACTTCCTCGAACTGAACGCCGAACCCCTCGGCGAGTACGCGGCGGCGAAAAATTCTGCCGAGGTCGTGGAGATCCAGAGTTATTACCTCTGA
- a CDS encoding 2TM domain-containing protein — protein MEEESYERAQKRVRELRGFYEHLGIYLVVNLLLFAINAVTSPGAWWFYWVTLFWGVGLLFHAVGTFLGGRILGPEWEERKVREYMEKEKKR, from the coding sequence ATGGAAGAAGAATCGTATGAACGGGCACAGAAAAGGGTGCGGGAACTGCGGGGATTCTATGAACATTTGGGGATCTATCTGGTCGTCAACCTCTTGCTCTTCGCGATCAATGCGGTCACTTCGCCCGGAGCATGGTGGTTCTACTGGGTGACTCTCTTCTGGGGAGTCGGGCTCCTCTTTCATGCTGTGGGGACGTTTCTGGGTGGGCGTATCCTGGGGCCTGAGTGGGAGGAGCGAAAGGTGCGGGAATATATGGAGAAGGAGAAGAAAAGGTGA
- a CDS encoding cysteine peptidase family C39 domain-containing protein, giving the protein MDKIYIKSQTSKPAATPDSLAGGGRNTQKVLLTIVLLIGLTSTMIGMAVACTFPDLFLKNSSSAGDELTGVPDVRQSNGDGSAAAAFQGVMAFYGIDRGEQEWREAIGPSTDIKEKATAMASAAREQGFEADVMEGIGTDELTALIAEGVPVIVPLDGKQYVIVVGKDTEAFILEDPATFGGRTHLKRDEFAARWIGGTAVAIRSMTRD; this is encoded by the coding sequence ATGGATAAAATATATATAAAATCACAAACATCAAAGCCCGCCGCCACGCCCGACTCTCTGGCAGGAGGAGGAAGAAATACACAGAAGGTGCTCCTGACGATCGTGCTCCTCATCGGGTTGACCTCCACGATGATCGGGATGGCAGTGGCCTGCACCTTCCCTGACCTCTTCCTGAAAAATTCTTCTTCCGCCGGAGATGAACTGACAGGTGTCCCGGATGTACGGCAGAGCAATGGGGACGGATCGGCTGCCGCCGCATTCCAGGGGGTGATGGCTTTCTATGGGATTGACCGGGGAGAACAGGAATGGCGGGAGGCCATCGGCCCGTCTACCGACATCAAAGAAAAGGCAACGGCAATGGCATCCGCAGCAAGAGAGCAGGGTTTTGAAGCAGATGTGATGGAGGGGATCGGAACCGACGAACTGACAGCCCTGATCGCGGAGGGAGTCCCCGTGATCGTCCCGCTCGACGGAAAACAGTATGTCATTGTCGTCGGGAAAGACACGGAGGCATTCATTCTCGAAGACCCTGCAACCTTTGGTGGGCGCACGCATCTAAAGAGAGACGAGTTTGCCGCACGCTGGATCGGAGGGACCGCAGTCGCGATCAGGAGCATGACCCGCGACTGA
- a CDS encoding winged helix-turn-helix transcriptional regulator, whose product MDRRSALFLFCLIMLVQGAGAYIVTPGYDRPPTGEPLTPVEVAPWELPLYVLVYSLCIAPLDLFTWSGIWFFLRSRQGGSSLLDHPVRGAIYRCIRARPGIHLRALSATTGTPMGTLRYHLGILHQNHKVAVLQEDGRLMYYENSGTYTLTQQRLLKHLMNPTTRQILCEVLRQPGMSRKEVAEIVGISGPAVHWHMKKLEEDGFMMEEREGRTTRYSLNEGIAGDLAAWTTEGGDLSRGSCS is encoded by the coding sequence ATGGACCGACGATCTGCTCTGTTTCTTTTTTGTCTGATCATGCTGGTCCAGGGCGCTGGAGCCTATATCGTCACCCCCGGGTATGATCGTCCGCCGACAGGAGAACCACTCACTCCTGTGGAAGTTGCCCCCTGGGAACTCCCTCTCTATGTCCTGGTGTACAGTCTCTGTATCGCCCCCCTTGATCTCTTCACCTGGTCGGGTATCTGGTTCTTCCTCCGCTCTCGACAGGGTGGAAGTTCGCTCCTCGATCATCCAGTGAGAGGTGCGATCTACCGGTGCATCAGGGCGCGGCCCGGCATCCATCTGCGCGCCCTCTCGGCCACTACCGGTACGCCGATGGGCACGCTCAGGTATCATCTGGGTATTCTCCACCAGAATCACAAGGTCGCCGTCCTCCAGGAAGACGGCCGCCTGATGTATTATGAAAATAGCGGAACGTACACCCTGACCCAGCAGCGTTTGCTCAAACATCTCATGAACCCGACCACACGGCAGATCCTCTGTGAAGTCCTCAGGCAGCCAGGGATGTCGAGGAAAGAGGTCGCCGAAATCGTCGGGATCTCAGGCCCCGCGGTCCACTGGCATATGAAAAAACTGGAGGAGGATGGATTTATGATGGAGGAACGCGAGGGCCGAACGACGCGGTATTCTCTCAACGAAGGGATTGCCGGCGACCTTGCCGCGTGGACGACGGAAGGCGGTGACCTCAGTCGCGGGTCATGCTCCTGA
- a CDS encoding ABC transporter permease, translated as MRTEGLRVIAGKEFHDHVRSRRFLSLLGIMLVIAAVGLASGTVQYHKDLNNYNQARVAVGDDELAQTPLITKPSPLFAFYEMALLLSSLGAVTGIAMGFDLVTREKESKSLKILLSHPIYRDEVITGKALGGAAAIALAILLFVGVSFAVLLASGVVPDLDESIRILIFGLLSFLMIVSFFALALFFSTVTKTSGSALVSTLIVFITLSSATYLATSSAGITLLIGDPPEMSGIEYQYSFMTGPNSETGIMGISDEGMAPGEFEERMEEYEIESKAYQGKRQAIEDMFNLISPDRNYQELTFAVVRPGLVAATLADGEIVSEDGLSALFTLLGSLASNIVAILVFPAAFFGLSWIRFVREDIR; from the coding sequence ATGAGAACCGAAGGTCTCAGGGTCATCGCCGGCAAGGAGTTCCATGATCATGTCAGGAGCAGACGTTTTCTCAGCCTCCTCGGGATCATGCTCGTCATCGCCGCCGTCGGCCTGGCCTCGGGCACGGTCCAGTATCACAAAGACCTGAACAACTACAACCAGGCACGTGTAGCGGTCGGCGATGATGAACTTGCACAGACCCCACTCATCACGAAACCTTCGCCGCTCTTTGCCTTCTACGAGATGGCACTTCTCCTCTCCTCTCTTGGTGCCGTCACCGGGATCGCGATGGGCTTCGACCTCGTGACCAGAGAGAAGGAGAGCAAGTCCCTCAAGATCCTTCTCTCCCACCCGATCTATCGCGACGAGGTGATCACCGGCAAGGCCCTCGGTGGCGCCGCGGCAATCGCCCTCGCAATTCTTCTGTTCGTCGGGGTCTCGTTTGCGGTGCTGCTCGCATCAGGGGTCGTGCCCGATCTTGACGAGTCGATACGGATCTTGATCTTCGGACTGCTCTCATTCCTGATGATCGTCTCCTTCTTCGCCCTCGCCCTCTTCTTCTCGACGGTCACGAAGACAAGCGGGAGCGCCCTGGTTTCCACGCTCATCGTCTTCATCACCCTCTCCTCGGCCACCTATCTGGCCACGTCGAGCGCGGGGATCACCCTCCTCATCGGCGACCCCCCGGAGATGTCCGGGATAGAGTATCAATACTCCTTCATGACAGGCCCGAACAGCGAGACCGGGATCATGGGCATATCGGACGAAGGGATGGCGCCGGGAGAGTTCGAGGAGAGGATGGAGGAATATGAAATAGAGTCTAAGGCCTACCAGGGCAAGAGACAGGCGATAGAGGATATGTTCAACCTCATCTCCCCGGACCGAAATTACCAGGAACTTACCTTCGCGGTGGTCAGACCAGGACTTGTCGCGGCGACCCTCGCTGACGGAGAGATCGTCTCTGAAGACGGCCTCTCCGCACTTTTCACTCTGCTCGGGAGTCTTGCAAGCAACATCGTCGCCATCCTCGTCTTCCCCGCGGCCTTCTTCGGGCTTTCATGGATACGTTTCGTACGGGAGGACATTCGATGA
- a CDS encoding ABC transporter ATP-binding protein: protein MIRCDHLCKIYNGVPAVDDLCLEVPEGEVFGLLGPNGAGKSTTILMLTGLIEPTSGACYIDDLEVATHPIEVKKKIGYMPEDVGFYPTLTAEENLEYSAKLYGMGKERKERIKELLALVGLEGVTKEVGGFSKGMRQRLGIAKALINHPTAIILDEPTANLDPQGVADYRRIIRQVADQGTTVLVSSHILSEVSKVCTSAGILAHGKLVAHGTWDELAHIGGDEKIVIHIETRTPMPDLQSPALVAAEFAENRHRARLVATVDIRDELADVLAEAGVAIRSLEAEHPDIEDVFLSYYHAEEDAT from the coding sequence ATGATACGTTGTGACCATCTCTGCAAGATCTATAATGGCGTTCCCGCCGTCGACGACCTCTGCCTTGAAGTGCCTGAAGGTGAGGTCTTTGGCCTCCTCGGCCCGAACGGCGCCGGTAAGAGCACCACCATCCTCATGCTCACCGGCCTCATCGAGCCTACGTCAGGCGCATGCTACATCGACGACCTCGAGGTCGCCACCCACCCCATCGAGGTGAAAAAGAAGATCGGCTACATGCCTGAAGACGTCGGGTTCTACCCCACCCTCACCGCCGAGGAGAACCTCGAGTACTCAGCAAAACTCTATGGCATGGGAAAGGAGCGCAAAGAGCGGATCAAAGAACTTCTCGCCCTCGTAGGGCTCGAAGGCGTCACCAAGGAGGTCGGGGGGTTCTCGAAGGGGATGAGGCAGCGCCTCGGCATCGCCAAGGCCCTCATCAACCACCCGACGGCCATCATCCTCGACGAACCCACCGCAAATCTCGACCCCCAGGGCGTCGCAGACTACCGGAGGATCATCAGGCAGGTCGCCGACCAGGGCACCACTGTCCTGGTCTCCTCCCACATCCTCTCTGAGGTGAGCAAGGTCTGCACCTCCGCAGGCATCCTGGCCCACGGAAAACTCGTCGCACATGGTACCTGGGACGAACTCGCACACATCGGCGGCGATGAGAAGATCGTCATCCACATCGAGACGCGCACCCCCATGCCTGACCTCCAGAGCCCTGCACTCGTTGCCGCAGAGTTCGCGGAGAACCGACACCGTGCACGACTCGTTGCCACCGTCGACATCAGGGACGAACTCGCCGACGTCCTCGCCGAAGCGGGGGTTGCGATCAGGAGCCTCGAAGCAGAACACCCCGACATCGAGGACGTATTCCTCTCATATTATCACGCTGAGGAGGATGCCACGTGA
- a CDS encoding ABC transporter permease translates to MRTEGLRVIAAKEFRDHIRSRRFHILLAIFLVIAAVGLIDGSVQYNKQIEDYNERLAQASDDPMMEMGHGYFDWKPSILSAFFRMSMLIVTVGIVLGCAMGFDLISREKESKSLKILLSHPVYRDEVINGKALGGIAAIALAMGIMLALSFAVILIFGIVPNLDESVRILLFGGLSFLLIFSYFAIALFMSTVAKDSSNALIYTLIVFIVLSTLIPAIATNESVMNTVIGEPPEFPDMDRVYYGDTFGVSSVKTSSSTDEPIDTSEIDRAWEEYEEKSRAYWEKRRAFTDTFNLLSPASNYQQMAMAVTNPRSAIALQNTGGYDPDMYEDLPESGLAILASLLGVLAKYIIALFVVPAAFFGLAWIRFMREDIR, encoded by the coding sequence GTGAGGACCGAAGGCCTCAGGGTCATCGCCGCAAAGGAGTTCCGCGACCACATCAGGAGCAGGAGGTTCCACATCCTCCTCGCGATCTTCCTGGTCATCGCCGCCGTCGGACTCATCGACGGATCAGTACAGTATAATAAGCAGATCGAAGACTACAACGAACGCCTGGCCCAGGCCTCGGACGACCCGATGATGGAGATGGGGCACGGTTACTTCGACTGGAAGCCCTCCATCCTCTCAGCCTTCTTCAGGATGTCCATGCTCATCGTCACCGTCGGGATCGTCCTCGGATGTGCAATGGGTTTCGACCTCATCTCGCGTGAGAAAGAGAGTAAATCCCTGAAGATCCTCCTCTCCCACCCGGTGTACCGCGATGAGGTGATCAACGGCAAGGCCCTCGGGGGCATCGCAGCCATCGCCCTCGCAATGGGGATCATGCTCGCCCTCTCCTTTGCCGTCATTCTCATCTTCGGGATCGTCCCGAACCTCGACGAGAGTGTACGGATCCTGCTCTTCGGCGGGCTTTCGTTCCTGCTCATCTTCTCGTACTTCGCGATCGCCCTCTTCATGTCGACGGTCGCAAAGGACAGCAGCAACGCCCTCATCTACACCCTCATCGTCTTCATCGTCCTCTCCACCCTCATCCCGGCCATCGCCACCAACGAGAGCGTGATGAACACCGTCATCGGCGAACCGCCGGAATTCCCTGATATGGACAGAGTTTATTACGGCGATACATTCGGCGTCTCAAGTGTCAAGACGTCCTCTTCGACGGATGAGCCAATAGACACCTCAGAGATCGACCGGGCCTGGGAAGAGTACGAGGAGAAGTCGAGAGCCTACTGGGAGAAGAGACGCGCCTTCACCGACACCTTCAACCTGCTCTCGCCTGCCAGCAACTATCAACAGATGGCGATGGCCGTGACCAACCCGCGCTCTGCCATTGCACTCCAGAACACAGGCGGTTATGATCCGGATATGTATGAAGACCTCCCTGAGAGCGGACTTGCGATCCTCGCAAGCCTCCTGGGAGTCCTTGCAAAGTACATCATCGCCCTGTTCGTGGTCCCCGCCGCGTTCTTCGGGCTGGCATGGATCAGGTTCATGCGGGAGGATATCAGATGA
- a CDS encoding NEW3 domain-containing protein, which translates to MKERIEKGLAVLCTALMLLPLLVAAPAAALDNQADGKVSIHCDFPGQVIEAGETATFTLSVTNNGKTDQMKMWTESFAGCRDWEMRYVDGKTEVNKVSISPGGSKSVTLEVETAADTSIGDYPVKARIGDGSIWLHVGISKTHTGELGTLELTVTDKDGEKVKGATVLIYEDKHAEPSDKVMTTADGKISTGLPQGIYDLVIEKAGYKGAEKKDVKVKCGITTDAGTVMLEKSPYAAEVNIKSPTITSPVGRNAIFELGLKNAGTGDDTYTLSTKDLPEGWYARYKESATASGDLSEIFLRAGEEKTLYLEAIPPYGSGTGDYTFQAFIGSSAGEYSDELTAKLRGSYEMRVSADRYRYETDMGGTVSFDLKVRNAGTAGALTGIGFEVMAPQGWSATVTPANITSLQPGDRETVKVTVAPPSNIVASDYKVSVKVISDQGEQEEEFRIVVKEQSFAAILGILLLVGIAGGVWYYFRKYQRR; encoded by the coding sequence ATGAAAGAAAGAATTGAAAAGGGGCTCGCAGTTCTCTGCACGGCCCTCATGCTCCTGCCCCTCCTGGTCGCCGCACCGGCGGCGGCCCTGGATAACCAGGCAGACGGGAAGGTCTCCATCCACTGCGACTTCCCCGGCCAGGTGATCGAAGCCGGAGAGACGGCGACCTTCACCCTCTCAGTGACCAACAACGGCAAGACCGATCAGATGAAGATGTGGACCGAGTCCTTTGCCGGGTGCAGGGATTGGGAGATGCGCTATGTCGACGGGAAGACCGAAGTGAACAAAGTTTCCATCTCGCCGGGCGGATCAAAGAGCGTCACCCTTGAGGTCGAGACCGCGGCCGACACGTCGATCGGCGATTACCCCGTGAAAGCCCGTATCGGCGACGGCTCGATCTGGCTCCATGTAGGTATTTCAAAGACCCACACCGGCGAACTCGGCACCCTCGAACTCACCGTCACCGACAAGGACGGCGAGAAGGTGAAGGGTGCAACCGTCCTGATCTATGAGGACAAACATGCCGAACCTTCCGATAAGGTGATGACCACCGCGGACGGCAAGATCAGCACCGGTCTCCCGCAGGGGATCTACGATCTCGTCATCGAGAAGGCCGGATACAAAGGGGCCGAGAAGAAGGACGTCAAGGTGAAGTGCGGGATCACCACCGACGCCGGGACCGTGATGTTGGAGAAGTCCCCCTACGCGGCCGAGGTCAACATCAAGTCCCCGACCATTACTTCACCGGTTGGAAGGAACGCGATCTTTGAACTGGGTCTGAAGAACGCAGGTACCGGTGACGACACCTACACTCTCTCAACAAAGGATCTCCCTGAGGGATGGTATGCGCGCTACAAGGAATCAGCCACTGCCTCGGGCGACCTTTCCGAGATCTTCCTGCGGGCCGGCGAGGAGAAGACCCTCTATCTTGAGGCGATTCCCCCTTACGGTAGCGGCACCGGCGACTACACCTTCCAGGCCTTCATCGGTTCTTCGGCAGGAGAATACTCCGATGAACTGACCGCAAAACTCCGCGGGAGTTATGAGATGCGGGTCTCGGCCGATCGGTATCGATACGAGACCGACATGGGTGGCACGGTCAGCTTCGACCTCAAGGTGAGGAACGCAGGCACGGCGGGAGCGTTGACCGGGATCGGCTTTGAAGTGATGGCCCCACAGGGGTGGAGCGCCACCGTGACCCCGGCCAACATCACAAGCCTCCAGCCCGGAGATCGGGAGACCGTGAAGGTGACGGTGGCACCCCCCTCCAACATTGTCGCCTCAGATTACAAGGTCAGCGTCAAGGTGATCTCTGACCAGGGCGAACAGGAAGAAGAGTTCAGAATCGTCGTGAAGGAGCAATCTTTCGCGGCCATCCTCGGGATCCTCCTGCTGGTCGGGA